The following proteins come from a genomic window of Daphnia carinata strain CSIRO-1 chromosome 6, CSIRO_AGI_Dcar_HiC_V3, whole genome shotgun sequence:
- the LOC130690062 gene encoding thialysine N-epsilon-acetyltransferase-like, producing MDHDKYGIRKAIKEDCESIQRLIQELADYEKMPNGPQLDPKTLEQDGFGIRPFFEAFVAVEKESNRIIGFALYFFTYSTWQGKSLYMEDIYVQLQHRRKGVGLSLLRAVSQAALSENCVRLNFSVLNWNSPSIEFYKSLGASDLTEKEGWHCFRMNRAEIEQLAQCKA from the exons ATGGATCACGACAAGTATGGGATCCGCAAAGCCATAAAGGAAGACTGTGAATCAATCCAGCGACTAATACAA GAATTAGCCGACTACGAAAAAATGCCGAATGGTCCCCAACTCGACCCAAAAA CGCTAGAGCAAGATGGATTTGGGATCCGTCCTTTTTTTGAAGCATTTGTAGCTGTGGAGAAAGAGTCGAACCGGATCATTGGATTTGCGCTATATTTCTTTACGTATTCTACCTGG CAAGGGAAGTCGTTGTACATGGAGGATATTTACGTACAGCTCCAACATCGACGGAAAGGGGTTGGTTTGTCCCTCCTTCGCGCCGTCTCCCAG GCGGCGCTTTCAGAAAACTGTGTTCGCTTGAACTTTTCCGTTTTGAATTGGAATTCACCTTCCATTGAATTCTATAAGTCATTGGGGGCATCAGATTTGACAGAGAAAGAAGGGTGGCACTGTTTTCGGATGAATAGAGCCGAAATCGAACAACTAGCCCAATGTAAAGCGTGA
- the LOC130690015 gene encoding DNA repair protein complementing XP-C cells homolog translates to MAPSKGAKRKSDSPHTEGVETKRYSTRSSSKKRVSYNESDDGEENEAPSKIISSSDDDDFVIEDKEAIKYEKKKKQSPPSTNASQTKKKNVKYLALGHSDTPKQANSRLVVNGPFNIGFKPVSIDITKMKSELDLSDSSDSDSSLNNDCCSKTPASKLTSETDHEFESVSYKKQEQGLCSTIKNELVEESDKINPWIQNLEALKSDASELQETKPKQIEKKQPTRGKKVRPPSKKSPKVPKKKGQTDESSVAEMLKLEKAQDSSSSDSDDENWEKVKAPCVASEREQELPKSVEITLELSGLKQKKKGLDVENMIRLKINRIRREIQLDLHRTSLVGLLAHGYLVNKMLSDPEIMAAALSVVPSTGFPPTRTDLSYLEKFLKWISNHFKVNTSKTKYGSPGKQDILNCVASGKAQSISELVCTCVSICRSLGILSRLVLSLQPLPAKVDSSELQQKSQSTKKKVEKTSSDQSQNVTPERSGTHRSASQNTKKTDVGAEPTPIGTKSNSKKNPTRATTDRCKSKQPVKPRVANVREANMPKPSTSKIKDSKSPIKSTDQTKEEPKRSRRKSAEKPVKYEESPLDDTEEEISRRKSSPIKKQMAVKEKPTRNLKTIEAKKPKEKITPKRRRKSSSDEFEEPMSDDSEKPAPRKTAIKKEGHARSQKIISTDSEGEALAKRKKTIDIWMEVYLEQEEQWMSVDVISGQIHCDRNLERNASDPLLYVVAYNFDLTWKDVTARYASSFLSTTRKQRAHPTWKRILSIHREKPSPRSKAEDESLEKSLVDRPMPTSISEFKSHPLYALQRHLLKFEAIYPPSAIPVGYIRKEAVYARECVKNLHSRETWLKEAKVVRIGEKPYKIVKARPKWDRHSQKMVTDQPLELFGDWQIEDYIPPPAVDGVVPRNAYGNVELFLPTMLPKGTKHLQIPGLNKVARRLGIDCAPAMTGWDYHGGWSHPVYDGYVVCEEHVETLIDAWRVANEEQEKREREKKEKRVYDNWRRLIRGLLIRDRLQTKYFKNVIEEDISPVVDATANEVVQVALPNQKSTKTPLSNKRQKKK, encoded by the exons ATGGCTCCGAGTAAAGGAGCTAAAAGGAAATCAGACAGCCCTCACACAGAAGGTGTGGAGACAAAAAGGTACAGCACTCGTTCGTCTAGTAAGAAACGTGTAAGCTATAACGAAAGTGACGATGGCGAAGAAAACGAGGCTCCCTCAAAAATTATCAGTAGCTCGGATGATGATGACTTTGTAATTGAAGACAAAGAAGCAATAAagtatgagaaaaaaaagaagcagtcACCACCATCTACAAATGCAtcacaaacgaaaaagaaaaatgtaaagtaTTTGGCTCTTGGTCATTCAGATACTCCAAAACAGGCAAATAGTAGACTTGTGGTAAATGGACCATTTAACATAGGGTTCAAACCTGTAAGCATTGATattacaaaaatgaaatctgaACTTGATTTAAGTGATTCTTCAGACTCAGACAGCTCATTGAACAATGATTGCTGTTCGAAAACCCCAGCTTCCAAACTCACTTCTGAGACAGATCATGAATTTGAAAGTGTTTCATACAAGAAACAGGAACAGGGGCTGTGTTCTACAATTAAAAACGAGCTTGTGGAAGAATCTGATAAAATTAATCCTTGGATACAAAATTTGGAAGCATTAAAGAGTGATGCCAGTGAactacaagaaacaaaaccaaaacaaatagaaaagaagcaaccaacaagaggaaaaaaagttaGACCACCTAGTAAGAAAAGCCCCAAAGTCCCCAAAAAGAAAGGCCAAACGGATGAGAGCAGTGTAGCTGAAATGTTAAAACTGGAAAAAGctcaagattcttcatcttctgACAGTGACGACGAAAACTGGGAGAAGGTAAAGGCGCCATGCGTTGCCTCAGAACGAGAACAGGAATTGCCCAAAAGTGTAGAGATTACTCTTGAGCTTTCGGgattaaaacagaaaaaaaaaggtcttgatGTTGAAAACATGATTCGACTAAAAATAAACCGTATACGCAGGGAAATTCAATTG GATTTACATCGAACGTCTTTAGTTGGCCTTTTAGCACACGGCTACCTAGTCAACAAAATGCTCAGCGATCCTGAAATCATGGCTGCTGCGCTGTCTGTCGTCCCATCTACAGGATTTCCCCCAACTCGCACCGATCTTAGCTATCTGGAAAAATTTCTGAAATGGATCTCAAATCATTTCAAGGTGAACACatctaaaacaaaatacgGTAGTCCTGGAAAGCAAGATATTTTGAATTGCGTCGCCTCTGGTAAAGCGCAAAGCATTTCAGAATTGGTGTGCACCTGCGTATCGATATGCCGATCGCTAGGCATCTTGTCTCGCTTGGTTTTATCACTTCAGCCTTTGCCGGCGAAAGTGGATTCCAGTGAACTTCAACAAAAATCACAGagtacaaagaaaaaggttgaGAAAACTTCATCCGACCAATCGCAAAACGTTACTCCTGAGCGTTCGGGCACTCACCGTTCGGCTTCTCAAAACACCAAAAAAACAGATGTTG GAGCTGAGCCGACACCCATTGGCACAAAAagcaattcgaaaaaaaacccaactCGTGCGACAACTGATCGTTGCAAATCGAAACAACCTGTAAAGCCTCGTGTAGCAAATGTTCGTGAAGCCAACATGCCAAAACCGAGCACCTCAAAAATCAAGGATTCCAAATCTCCAATTAAGAGCACTGATCAAACGAAAGAGGAACCGAAGCGCAGCAGAAGGAAGTCGGCCGAAAAACCCGTGAAATACGAAGAATCCCCTTTAGATGATACTGAGGAAGAAATTTCTCGGCGTAAATCTTCGCCGATCAAAAAGCAAATGGCAGTCAAGGAGAAACCAACTAGGAATCTAAAAACCATTGAAGCTAAGAAGcccaaagagaaaataacGCCTAAACGTAGGAGAAAAAGCTCTTCTGACGAATTTGAAGAGCCAATGTCAGACGATTCCGAGAAGCCGGCTCCAAGAAaaactgcaataaaaaaggaaggccATGCCCGATCTCAGAAAATTATTTCTACTGATAGTGAAGGCGAAGCCTTAgcaaaacggaaaaaaactaTTGACATCTGGATGGAAGTCTATTtagaacaagaagaacaatGGATGAGTGTAGATGTGATTTCTGGTCAGATTCATTGTGACCGCAATTTAGAGCGGAACGCTTCTGATCCGCTTTTATATGTAGTGGCATATAATTTTGACCTAACTTGGAAGGATGTTACAGCACGCTATGCTTCCTCATTTTTGTCCACCACTCGGAAACAACGGGCACATCCTACATGGAAAAGGATATTGAGTATTCATCGAGAAAAACCGAGTCCGAGGTCCAAGGCAGAAGATGAAAGTCTGGAAAAAAGTCTCGTGGATAGACCAATGCCCACCAGCATCTCGGAATTCAAGTCTCATCCTCTCTATGCGCTCCAGCGTCATTTACTCAAA TTCGAAGCAATTTACCCACCATCTGCGATTCCAGTGGGTTACATACGTAAGGAGGCCGTATACGCGAGAGAATGCGTTAAAAATCTCCATTCACGAGAAACTTGGCTGAAAGAAGCGAAAGTGGTGCGA ATAGGCGAAAAACCATACAAGATTGTTAAGGCTCGTCCGAAATGGGATCGCCATTCGCAAAAAATGGTGACTGATCAGCCACTCGAACTTTTTGGTGATTGGCAG ATTGAAGATTACATTCCTCCACCAGCAGTAGACGGTGTGGTGCCCCGAAATGCATACGGTAACGTAGAATTATTTCTACCAACCATGCTACCCAAAGGCACCAAGCATCTTCAAATACCAG GTTTGAACAAAGTTGCAAGAAGATTAGGAATTGATTGCGCTCCAG CTATGACAGGATGGGATTACCACGGTGGTTGGTCGCATCCAGTTTACGATGGATATGTCGTCTGTGAAGAACATGTCGAAACTCTAATAGACGCCTGGAGG gTGGCCaatgaagaacaagaaaagcgtgaaagagaaaaaaaagaaaaacgggtcTATGATAACTGGAGAAGACTGATCCGAGGATTGCTCATCCGAGATCGTCTCCAGACTAAGTACTTCAAAAATGTCATTGAAGAAGACATATCTCCGGTAGTTGATGCTACCGCAAATGAAGTTGTCCAGGTTGCTTTACCCAACCAGAAAAGTACAAAAACACCATTATCGAACAagaggcagaagaaaaagtaa
- the LOC130690022 gene encoding oocyte zinc finger protein XlCOF6-like isoform X1: MTMKKRVRSFIKLHGNGHAKCVAQSITESWEKECYANVKIIAKHNEPCNKGSKVLSANKCVLAAASKKLAWMLADTEEDVTIIVAEHDFTTLKLLLQYIYTGEVLIDNNAQELRSLIAEWEIGYPDVISVSAIESRSSNSLSVQQSNSLSHEPEKEPSQQNNTECIDRIDHQTNSIGSEIPIVGISTDAPPVDYSNSLVDNHPVNKIIPKTKTVLSAKHSKSNQYVFLSTYIKKSKNKLHKKAVNSVTTIGKAAKSNAKIVEAACAGDSVTTSNQNKECDKGNTAVGGFQTVECMNSIFGENPSACLNNRDNSEVAEAVDTVEDLEDLTLATKLLEEEKANHQKLTGLMLDLSEMVKRHKIYARHFLGSDSIDSKSAGYIASRIPCLTCGKIVFRDYMSTHVKIHTTERPFLCDQCGQTFALPERLRNHLKNMHPDESQLRLHVCSDCGKSFKKAEYLKRHLTFHNGLKPYSCPYCDKSFRLPNVLLKHKRTHTGEKPYECETCHRRFSARTSYVVHLQTHRKKSRVLETTETEVFVDPETQLLKCDVCDTTFHREYAFLVHKAAHKGEVPKLPCRHCSETFGSYKLLREHTRDHHADSLYQCEQCPSMFANKTALHSHLQIHLQGKQFPCEHCSKEFQTKVQLQTHNRSVHSELRPFPCRFCDKTFKSKLTLRQHERIHTGERPYQCPHCPKAFRQDVHLANHIRLHTGEKPFVCTYCSKAFAHKNNLSIHVKIHTGAKNMCGVCGQVFRSIVKLRLHEAIHTPPSVHMTEGEIAEKIL; encoded by the exons ATGACGATGAAGAAAAGAGTGCGTAGCTTCATTAAGCTTCATGGTAATGGTCATGCAAAGTGTGTGGCACAGAGCATAACAGAAAGCTGGGAAAAGGAGTGCTatgccaatgtaaaaattattgCAAAGCACAATGAGCCATGTAACAAAGGATCAAAAGTTCTTTCAGCCAACAAATGTGTGCTAGCAGCTGCCAGCAAGAAGCTTGCTTGGATGCTGGCTGACACTGAAGAAGATGTAACGATAATTGTTGCAGAACATGATTTTACTACTCTGAAGCTTCTTCTTCAATATATTTACACAGGAGAAGTTTTAATTGATAACAATGCTCAGGAACTACGGTCATTGATTGCTGAATGGGAAATTGGCTATCCTGATGTTATTTCAGTTTCGGCTATTGAATCTAGAAGCAGCAATTCTCTAAGCGTTCAACAGAGTAACAGTTTATCCCATGAACCTGAGAAAGAACCATCCCAACAAAACAACACTGAATGCATAGATAGAATTGATCATCAAACAAATTCCATTGGAAGTGAAATCCCTATAGTAGGCATTTCAACAGATGCTCCTCCTGTTGATTATTCAAATTCTTTAGTTGACAACCATCCTGTAAACAAGATAATTCCAAAAACCAAAACTGTCTTGTCGGCAAAACACAGTAAATCAAATCAGTATGTATTTCTTTCCACATACATAAAGAAATCCAAAAACAAGCTGCATAAGAAAGCAGTCAATTCGGTGACTACGATCGGGAAAGCAGCTAAATCGAATGCCAAAATTGTAGAAGCTGCCTGTGCTGGGGATTCAGTTAcaacatcaaatcaaaataaagaatGTGATAAGGGAAACACTGCTGTTGGTGGGTTCCAAACCGTTGAGTGTATGAATTCTATCTTTGGTGAAAATCCATCAGCTTGCCTAAATAACCGCGACAACAGTGAAGTGGCTGAAGCGGTGGACACGGTGGAAGACCTAGAGGACCTTACGTTGGCTACGAAACTgctcgaagaagaaaaggcgaATCATCAAAAATTAACCGGACTAATGCTGGATTTATCAGAAATGGTGAAACGGCACAAAATCTACGCGAGACATTTCCTTGGTTCCGATAGCATTGATTCAAAATCAGCTGGTTACATAG CATCACGAATTCCATGTTTAACCTGTGGCAAAATAGTCTTCCGTGATTATATGTCAACTCATGTCAAGATTCACACCACTGAGCGGCCTTTTTTGTGTGACCAATGTGGTCAGACTTTTGCACTCCCCGAACGTCTAAGA AACCACTTGAAAAATATGCATCCTGATGAATCACAACTTAGACTACATGTTTGCTCGGACTGTGGCAAGTCATTTAAAAAAGCAGAATATCTGAAACGGCATCTCACTTTTC ATAATGGCCTAAAGCCGTATAGCTGCCCATACTGCGACAAATCTTTCCGTCTACCGAATGTCCTCTTGAAGCATAAGCGTACCCATACAGGGGAAAAACCATACGAATGTGAA ACTTGCCATAGGAGATTTTCTGCACGCACCAGTTACGTCGTACACTTGCAGACTCATCGAAAGAAGAGCCGAGTATTAGAAACAACGGAGACTGAAGTTTTTGTCGACCCTGAAACTCAACTGCTAAAGTGTGATGTATGCGACACAACTTTCCACAGAGAATACGCATTCCTTGTACACAAAGCTGCTCACAAGGGTGAAGTGCCTAAATTGCCCTGTCGTCACTGCTCCGAGACCTTTGGTTCCTACAAATTACTTCGAGAACATACACGAGATCATCACGCGGATTCGCTTTATCAGTGTGAACAGTGCCCTAGCATGTTCGCCAACAAAACGGCTTTGCATTCTCATCTACAAATCCATTT ACAAGGAAAACAATTTCCGTGCGAACACTGTAGTAAGGAGTTCCAGACCAAGGTGCAGCTACAGACGCATAACCGCAGTGTTCATTCGGAACTTCGCCCCTTCCCCTGCCGATTTTGCGATAAAACCTTTAAATCGAAACTAACTTTACGCCAACATGAGCGTATTCATACTGGAGAGCGTCCTTATCAGTGTCCTCATTGCCCGAAAGCCTTCCGTCAAGACGTTCATCTTGCAAACCATATAAGGTTGCATACTGGCGAGAAACCATTTGTATGCACGTATTGCAGTAAGGCCTTCGCccataaaaacaatttaagcATTCATGTCAAAATTCATACGGGTGCCAAGAATATGTGCGGTGTATGTGGACAAGTGTTCCGGAGTATCGTTAAGTTGCGCCTTCATGAGGCTATTCACACTCCGCCTAGTGTTCATATGACGGAAGGAGAgattgcagaaaaaattttgtaa
- the LOC130690022 gene encoding zinc finger protein ZFP2-like isoform X2: MLADTEEDVTIIVAEHDFTTLKLLLQYIYTGEVLIDNNAQELRSLIAEWEIGYPDVISVSAIESRSSNSLSVQQSNSLSHEPEKEPSQQNNTECIDRIDHQTNSIGSEIPIVGISTDAPPVDYSNSLVDNHPVNKIIPKTKTVLSAKHSKSNQYVFLSTYIKKSKNKLHKKAVNSVTTIGKAAKSNAKIVEAACAGDSVTTSNQNKECDKGNTAVGGFQTVECMNSIFGENPSACLNNRDNSEVAEAVDTVEDLEDLTLATKLLEEEKANHQKLTGLMLDLSEMVKRHKIYARHFLGSDSIDSKSAGYIASRIPCLTCGKIVFRDYMSTHVKIHTTERPFLCDQCGQTFALPERLRNHLKNMHPDESQLRLHVCSDCGKSFKKAEYLKRHLTFHNGLKPYSCPYCDKSFRLPNVLLKHKRTHTGEKPYECETCHRRFSARTSYVVHLQTHRKKSRVLETTETEVFVDPETQLLKCDVCDTTFHREYAFLVHKAAHKGEVPKLPCRHCSETFGSYKLLREHTRDHHADSLYQCEQCPSMFANKTALHSHLQIHLQGKQFPCEHCSKEFQTKVQLQTHNRSVHSELRPFPCRFCDKTFKSKLTLRQHERIHTGERPYQCPHCPKAFRQDVHLANHIRLHTGEKPFVCTYCSKAFAHKNNLSIHVKIHTGAKNMCGVCGQVFRSIVKLRLHEAIHTPPSVHMTEGEIAEKIL, from the exons ATGCTGGCTGACACTGAAGAAGATGTAACGATAATTGTTGCAGAACATGATTTTACTACTCTGAAGCTTCTTCTTCAATATATTTACACAGGAGAAGTTTTAATTGATAACAATGCTCAGGAACTACGGTCATTGATTGCTGAATGGGAAATTGGCTATCCTGATGTTATTTCAGTTTCGGCTATTGAATCTAGAAGCAGCAATTCTCTAAGCGTTCAACAGAGTAACAGTTTATCCCATGAACCTGAGAAAGAACCATCCCAACAAAACAACACTGAATGCATAGATAGAATTGATCATCAAACAAATTCCATTGGAAGTGAAATCCCTATAGTAGGCATTTCAACAGATGCTCCTCCTGTTGATTATTCAAATTCTTTAGTTGACAACCATCCTGTAAACAAGATAATTCCAAAAACCAAAACTGTCTTGTCGGCAAAACACAGTAAATCAAATCAGTATGTATTTCTTTCCACATACATAAAGAAATCCAAAAACAAGCTGCATAAGAAAGCAGTCAATTCGGTGACTACGATCGGGAAAGCAGCTAAATCGAATGCCAAAATTGTAGAAGCTGCCTGTGCTGGGGATTCAGTTAcaacatcaaatcaaaataaagaatGTGATAAGGGAAACACTGCTGTTGGTGGGTTCCAAACCGTTGAGTGTATGAATTCTATCTTTGGTGAAAATCCATCAGCTTGCCTAAATAACCGCGACAACAGTGAAGTGGCTGAAGCGGTGGACACGGTGGAAGACCTAGAGGACCTTACGTTGGCTACGAAACTgctcgaagaagaaaaggcgaATCATCAAAAATTAACCGGACTAATGCTGGATTTATCAGAAATGGTGAAACGGCACAAAATCTACGCGAGACATTTCCTTGGTTCCGATAGCATTGATTCAAAATCAGCTGGTTACATAG CATCACGAATTCCATGTTTAACCTGTGGCAAAATAGTCTTCCGTGATTATATGTCAACTCATGTCAAGATTCACACCACTGAGCGGCCTTTTTTGTGTGACCAATGTGGTCAGACTTTTGCACTCCCCGAACGTCTAAGA AACCACTTGAAAAATATGCATCCTGATGAATCACAACTTAGACTACATGTTTGCTCGGACTGTGGCAAGTCATTTAAAAAAGCAGAATATCTGAAACGGCATCTCACTTTTC ATAATGGCCTAAAGCCGTATAGCTGCCCATACTGCGACAAATCTTTCCGTCTACCGAATGTCCTCTTGAAGCATAAGCGTACCCATACAGGGGAAAAACCATACGAATGTGAA ACTTGCCATAGGAGATTTTCTGCACGCACCAGTTACGTCGTACACTTGCAGACTCATCGAAAGAAGAGCCGAGTATTAGAAACAACGGAGACTGAAGTTTTTGTCGACCCTGAAACTCAACTGCTAAAGTGTGATGTATGCGACACAACTTTCCACAGAGAATACGCATTCCTTGTACACAAAGCTGCTCACAAGGGTGAAGTGCCTAAATTGCCCTGTCGTCACTGCTCCGAGACCTTTGGTTCCTACAAATTACTTCGAGAACATACACGAGATCATCACGCGGATTCGCTTTATCAGTGTGAACAGTGCCCTAGCATGTTCGCCAACAAAACGGCTTTGCATTCTCATCTACAAATCCATTT ACAAGGAAAACAATTTCCGTGCGAACACTGTAGTAAGGAGTTCCAGACCAAGGTGCAGCTACAGACGCATAACCGCAGTGTTCATTCGGAACTTCGCCCCTTCCCCTGCCGATTTTGCGATAAAACCTTTAAATCGAAACTAACTTTACGCCAACATGAGCGTATTCATACTGGAGAGCGTCCTTATCAGTGTCCTCATTGCCCGAAAGCCTTCCGTCAAGACGTTCATCTTGCAAACCATATAAGGTTGCATACTGGCGAGAAACCATTTGTATGCACGTATTGCAGTAAGGCCTTCGCccataaaaacaatttaagcATTCATGTCAAAATTCATACGGGTGCCAAGAATATGTGCGGTGTATGTGGACAAGTGTTCCGGAGTATCGTTAAGTTGCGCCTTCATGAGGCTATTCACACTCCGCCTAGTGTTCATATGACGGAAGGAGAgattgcagaaaaaattttgtaa